The following is a genomic window from Trueperaceae bacterium.
TGTCGTTCCACGATCTGCGGCACACGTTCGCTAGCATGATGATCGCCGCCGGTATGGACGCGCCGACGTTAGCGCGTGTACTAGGGCATTCCGACGCAGCGTTCACCATGCGGACGTACGTGCATTTCTTCGAACGCGCGAAGCGGAAGCCGATGCCGCGGATAGCCGCCTTAGTGCCGAGCTTCACAGAGATAGGGGGTCAAGATAGGGGGTCAAGCCCGGAACCTGACGCAAGCAAAGAAGAAGCCCGTTCAGAAACATCGTCCTGAACGGGGTTCTCGTTGGAGCCAATGGTCGGATTTGAACCGACGACCTGCCGATTACGAATCGGCTGCTCTACCGCTGAGCTACATTGGCGCGCGGCTGCGCGGCGTGCGCGGGCCGTAGACCGAGCGCCGCCCGCCCATTGCCGGGATGGCGGCGCCCGCGCGTGGTGGCCAGGGGCAGAATCGAACTGCCGACACTGCGATTTTCAGTCGCATGCTCTACCGACTGAGCTACCTGGCCAGGGCCTCGGCCGTGGGGGCGCGACTCGGTCGGTCGTGCCCCCGTCATAGGCTCGAGGGTCTTGGCGGAGCCGACGGGATTTGAACCCGCGACCTTCTG
Proteins encoded in this region:
- a CDS encoding tyrosine-type recombinase/integrase produces the protein SFHDLRHTFASMMIAAGMDAPTLARVLGHSDAAFTMRTYVHFFERAKRKPMPRIAALVPSFTEIGGQDRGSSPEPDASKEEARSETSS